One stretch of Girardinichthys multiradiatus isolate DD_20200921_A chromosome 2, DD_fGirMul_XY1, whole genome shotgun sequence DNA includes these proteins:
- the hmg20a gene encoding high mobility group protein 20A, with translation MDEQTGSPAANTDSNSQRNGDEKARRGSWSKGRKRKKPMKDSNAPKAPLTGYVRFMNDRREQLRAERPDVPFPEITRMLGNEWSKLPPEEKQRFLDEAERDKERYMRELEKYQKTEAYKHFTRKVQEKQKGKRHRGDVGHQVASEALHEKDGEGKDRTVFDIPIFTEEFLNHSKAREAEMRQLRKTNMEYEERNAALQKHVESMRGAVERLEGDVMQERERNGLLRQHLETLRQALTSSFSSVPLPGSGETPTLDTIDSYMKKLHSIIVSNPQEHDNLISTVRDVVSRLDR, from the exons ATGGATGAGCAGACCGGCTCTCCTGCCGCCAACACTGACAGCAACAGTCAGAGAAATGGAGATGAG AAGGCTCGACGTGGCAGCTGGTCCaaagggaggaagaggaagaagccaATGAAGGACAGCAACGCGCCCAAAGCTCCCCTGACGGGCTACGTTCGCTTCATGAATGACAGGCGGGAGCAGCTGCGGGCAGAGCGTCCAGACGTGCCCTTTCCAGAGATTACGAGGATGCTTGGCAATGAGTGGAGCAAGCTGCCCCCGGAGGAGAAGCAG CGATTTTTGGATGAAGCGGAGCGAGATAAGGAGCGCTACATGCGAGAGCTGGAGAAGTACCAGAAGACTGAGGCCTACAAACATTTCACCAGGAAGGTCCAGGAGAAGCAGAAGGGCAAGAGGCACAGGGGAG ATGTTGGGCACCAAGTCGCCAGTGAGGCTCTTCACGAG AaagatggagaaggaaaggaccgGACCGTGTTCGACATACCGATCTTCACGGAGGAGTTCCTCAACCACAGCAAAG CGCGAGAGGCTGAGATGCGGCAGCTCCGCAAGACCAACATGGAGTACGAGGAGCGCAACGCGGCGCTGCAGAAACACGTGGAGAGCATGCGCGGGGCGGTGGAACGGCTGGAGGGCGACGTCATGCAGGAGAGAGAACGCAACGGGCTCCTCCGCCAGCACCTGGAGACCCTGCGCCAGGCGCTCACCTCCAGCTTCTCATCGGTGCCGCTGCCAG GGAGTGGAGAAACCCCCACCCTTGACACTATCGACTCTTACATGAAGAAGCTCCACAGCATCATTGTCAGTAACCCCCAGGAGCACGACAATCTCATCAGCACAGTGAGAGATGTAGTCAGCCGCTTGGACAGGTAG